The Desulfobacteraceae bacterium DNA window ATACAAACAGACCATCAAGGAGCTGCGCAAGAAATTCGAACAACTGAAAGACTATCTTTGACCTGCCGGCCAAGGAAAACCGCCTGAAGGAAATCGAATTCCAGATCGCCAAGGACGGCTTCTGGGACAACCCCGAGGAAACCCGGCCGGTTCTCAAGGAGCGCTCGGTGCTGGCAGCCCAGGTGGAGCGCTATCACGCGCTGATAAAGGAGCTGGAGGAGAGCGAGATTTTGATGGAACTCGGCCTCGAGGAGTCCGATTCCGAGACCGTCCTGGAGGCCCATCGGCTGCTGGAGGCGCTGGACCGGCGGATCGCGGCCTTTACCCTGAACCTGATGCTGGACGGCGAAGAGGACGGCAATAACGCCATCGTTTCAATCAATGCCGGCGCCGGCGGCACCGAAGCCCAGGATTGGGCCGAAATGCTCTTCAGGATGTACTCCCGCTACCTGGACCGCAAGGGCTTCAGCATGGAGCTGATTGACCTGCAGCCGGGGGACGAGGCCGGCATCAAGAGCGTGACCTTCACCGCCAGCGGGGATTTCGCTTACGGCTACCTGAAGTCGGAAATCGGGGTGCACCGCCTGGTGCGGATTTCGCCCTTCAACGCCAGCGGCAAGCGCCACACCTCGTTTGCCTCGGTTTTCGTATTCCCCGAACTGGACAACGATATCGTCGT harbors:
- the prfB gene encoding peptide chain release factor 2 (programmed frameshift) translates to MTVEYKQTIKELRKKFEQLKDYLDLPAKENRLKEIEFQIAKDGFWDNPEETRPVLKERSVLAAQVERYHALIKELEESEILMELGLEESDSETVLEAHRLLEALDRRIAAFTLNLMLDGEEDGNNAIVSINAGAGGTEAQDWAEMLFRMYSRYLDRKGFSMELIDLQPGDEAGIKSVTFTASGDFAYGYLKSEIGVHRLVRISPFNASGKRHTSFASVFVFPELDNDIVVDIEEKDLRVDVFRASGAGGQHVNKTSSAVRITHLPSGIVVQCQQEKSQHRNKDMAMKVLKARLYQAEKRRQEEKLQEIHDGKEDIAWGSQIRSYVLQPYQMVKDHRINLDVGDVNSVLDGDLDPFIEGVLLSKKHRQ